The Thiothrix subterranea genome has a segment encoding these proteins:
- a CDS encoding riboflavin synthase — protein sequence MFTGIIESIGTIRDMQPKGGDMRLTIATGKLDMNDVALGDSIAVNGVCLTAVALDSGSFSADVSRETLSLTSLGHLARGSKVNLEKALTLQTRLGGHLVSGHVDGLGEVISRHDDARSVRFRIRAPAQLAKYIAAKGSITMDGTSLTVNKVEGSTFELNIVPHTLSETIIADYRSGTAVNLEVDVIARYLERLLLGEKAAYSSASGGNITEAFLAEHGFMK from the coding sequence ATGTTTACCGGTATTATTGAATCCATCGGCACAATCCGCGACATGCAGCCCAAAGGTGGCGATATGCGCCTAACGATTGCAACCGGCAAGTTGGATATGAACGATGTGGCACTGGGCGATAGCATTGCGGTCAATGGCGTGTGTTTGACAGCAGTGGCGTTGGATAGTGGCAGTTTTAGCGCGGATGTTTCCCGCGAAACCTTGTCCCTAACCAGTCTTGGGCATTTGGCACGCGGTTCCAAGGTCAATCTGGAAAAAGCCTTAACCTTGCAAACCCGCCTCGGTGGGCATTTGGTCAGCGGGCATGTGGACGGTTTGGGCGAGGTGATTAGCCGCCATGACGATGCGCGTTCAGTACGTTTCAGAATACGCGCTCCTGCACAGTTGGCAAAGTACATTGCCGCGAAAGGCTCGATCACGATGGATGGCACTAGCCTGACCGTTAATAAGGTCGAAGGTAGCACCTTTGAACTCAATATTGTGCCGCACACCTTGAGTGAAACCATTATCGCTGATTACCGCAGCGGCACAGCGGTTAATTTGGAAGTCGATGTCATTGCCCGCTACCTCGAACGTTTATTGTTAGGTGAAAAAGCCGCGTATTCCAGCGCCAGCGGTGGCAACATTACCGAAGCATTCCTTGCCGAACACGGCTTTATGAAGTGA
- the ribBA gene encoding bifunctional 3,4-dihydroxy-2-butanone-4-phosphate synthase/GTP cyclohydrolase II, producing MQFNTTEEILKDLAEGKMVVIVDDEDRENEGDLLMVASLTRPEDINFMVKEGRGLVCLTLTRERCKQLNLPLMISATDEEHRTNFTVSIEAAEGVTTGISAYDRAHTVRTAVAPNAKPTDIEQPGHIFPLMAQPGGVLTRAGHTEAGCDLARLAGFEPAATIVEILNEDGTMARRPDLEIFAEKHGLKMGSIEDLIRYRVQHEKTVERVFEKEVQTEYGAFHLVAYQEQAKHDIHLALVKGDIGADDTVLVRVHLENELCDLLALAEPGCGWPLRGVMQRIEREGKGVIVILREPIQTQDVLKRLKGFESQAVVQDNTRSSPAELKTYGIGAQILSDLGVHRMRVMSAPRRLHGIAGFGLEIVDYVQD from the coding sequence ATGCAATTCAACACCACAGAAGAGATTCTTAAAGACCTCGCAGAAGGCAAAATGGTCGTTATCGTTGACGACGAAGACCGCGAAAATGAAGGCGATTTGTTAATGGTGGCGTCGCTCACCCGCCCCGAAGACATTAATTTCATGGTCAAGGAAGGACGCGGCTTGGTGTGCCTGACCTTGACCCGTGAACGTTGCAAGCAATTGAATTTGCCGCTGATGATTTCCGCGACGGATGAAGAACACCGTACCAATTTCACTGTGTCGATTGAAGCCGCTGAAGGCGTCACGACCGGCATTTCGGCTTATGATCGGGCGCACACGGTGCGTACTGCGGTGGCACCGAATGCGAAACCTACCGATATTGAACAGCCAGGGCATATTTTTCCGTTAATGGCACAGCCCGGTGGCGTATTGACCCGTGCTGGGCATACCGAGGCAGGTTGCGATTTGGCGCGTTTGGCAGGGTTTGAACCGGCGGCAACGATTGTTGAAATTCTCAACGAAGATGGCACGATGGCACGTCGCCCTGACTTGGAGATTTTCGCCGAAAAGCACGGTTTGAAAATGGGCAGTATCGAAGACCTGATTCGCTACCGCGTGCAACATGAAAAAACGGTCGAGCGCGTGTTTGAAAAAGAGGTGCAAACCGAATACGGCGCATTCCATTTAGTCGCGTATCAGGAACAAGCCAAGCATGACATTCACTTGGCACTTGTCAAAGGTGACATTGGTGCCGACGATACAGTGCTGGTACGGGTGCATTTGGAAAATGAATTGTGCGATCTATTGGCATTGGCAGAACCGGGTTGCGGCTGGCCATTGCGCGGCGTGATGCAGCGGATTGAGCGTGAAGGCAAGGGCGTGATTGTTATCTTGCGCGAACCGATTCAGACGCAAGATGTGCTGAAACGTTTGAAAGGGTTTGAATCTCAAGCAGTAGTGCAGGACAATACCCGTTCTTCACCGGCTGAATTAAAAACCTACGGTATTGGTGCGCAGATCTTGTCGGATTTGGGCGTACACCGGATGCGTGTCATGAGTGCGCCGCGCCGTTTGCATGGCATTGCCGGTTTCGGTTTAGAAATTGTGGATTATGTTCAGGATTAA
- the ribH gene encoding 6,7-dimethyl-8-ribityllumazine synthase, producing MSFNVIEGDFAPQEAKYGIVVARFNSFIVESLLAGAVDALKRHGGVKEEDIDVVRVPGAYELPLVAQAMAANGDYDAIIALGAVIRGSTPHFDYVAGEASKGLAQVGLSHELPIIFGVLTTDTIEQSIERAGTKAGNKGAEAALSAIEMVSLLRKIRK from the coding sequence ATGAGCTTCAATGTCATCGAAGGTGATTTTGCACCCCAAGAAGCCAAGTACGGCATCGTCGTAGCACGTTTCAACAGTTTTATCGTCGAAAGCCTGCTGGCGGGCGCGGTGGATGCGCTCAAGCGTCATGGCGGTGTGAAAGAGGAAGACATCGACGTGGTGCGTGTTCCGGGGGCGTATGAACTCCCGTTAGTGGCGCAGGCGATGGCGGCAAACGGTGATTACGATGCCATTATTGCCTTGGGTGCGGTGATTCGTGGCAGTACGCCGCATTTTGATTACGTAGCGGGCGAAGCCTCCAAAGGCTTGGCGCAAGTGGGTTTGAGCCATGAATTGCCGATTATTTTTGGCGTGTTAACCACGGATACGATTGAGCAATCCATCGAACGTGCTGGCACGAAAGCTGGCAATAAAGGCGCTGAAGCGGCGCTGTCGGCGATTGAAATGGTTTCCTTGCTGCGCAAGATTAGGAAATAA
- the nusB gene encoding transcription antitermination factor NusB, translated as MAGHKPLSESQQLIARRRVARRLAMQGTYQWLITGNGFHDVYLYFQEEKELAADFRKCDAAFFHKLLRCAIEGGEELENRITPYLDRKLAQVDPIEHAVLRVATCELLNHLETPYKVVVNEYVNLAKKYGAEQAHKFVNGVLDKVATQIRPLESEANR; from the coding sequence ATGGCAGGACACAAACCCCTCTCGGAGTCCCAGCAATTAATCGCGCGTCGCCGTGTGGCGCGGCGTTTAGCGATGCAAGGGACTTACCAGTGGTTGATTACCGGCAACGGCTTCCACGATGTTTATTTGTATTTTCAGGAAGAAAAGGAATTAGCAGCGGATTTCCGCAAGTGTGACGCAGCGTTTTTTCACAAGCTGCTGCGTTGCGCGATTGAGGGGGGCGAAGAGCTGGAAAATCGAATTACGCCGTATCTGGATCGTAAATTAGCGCAAGTTGACCCGATTGAACACGCGGTATTGCGAGTGGCAACCTGTGAGTTACTCAATCACTTGGAAACGCCTTACAAAGTCGTGGTCAACGAATACGTGAATCTGGCGAAAAAGTACGGCGCGGAACAGGCGCATAAGTTCGTCAATGGTGTATTGGATAAAGTGGCGACGCAAATTCGTCCACTGGAGTCCGAAGCCAACCGTTAA
- a CDS encoding LEA type 2 family protein, which yields MLKRMLPLLLTTLLLPACSGVPGVVEQPKISIENVSLQEISLTQGTAVVTLNVANPNAFPIPLQSIQYGLSLNGHPVASGDQNQGMSIGARQEVPINIPVKLDFMQLLQLAPEAMKTRSLQYDLTGAVKLPFISVPFQRQGGVGVRQ from the coding sequence ATGCTAAAGCGAATGTTGCCTCTTTTGTTGACGACACTGTTGTTACCAGCCTGTAGTGGCGTTCCCGGTGTGGTTGAGCAGCCCAAAATATCCATCGAAAACGTTAGCTTGCAAGAAATTTCTTTGACGCAAGGCACGGCAGTGGTGACACTCAATGTCGCAAATCCAAATGCTTTTCCGATTCCTTTGCAGAGCATCCAATACGGTTTGAGCTTGAACGGGCATCCCGTTGCCAGTGGCGATCAAAACCAAGGCATGAGCATTGGTGCACGTCAGGAAGTGCCGATCAATATCCCCGTCAAGTTGGACTTTATGCAATTGCTGCAACTCGCACCGGAAGCGATGAAGACGCGCAGCCTGCAATACGATTTGACGGGCGCGGTGAAATTGCCGTTTATTAGCGTGCCGTTCCAGCGCCAAGGTGGGGTGGGGGTGCGTCAATGA
- a CDS encoding DUF2189 domain-containing protein, translated as MSTEETNPNAHQPETTASVRLRPFIAPCRQISPTAPLRWLKQGFQDFKQAPLLSMAYGAIFMLASWLIALWSWQVGSFTMLIVLFAAFVFLGPALAMGLYSVSCQLDRGMKPRIGFCLTQGRKRLGNQMVFAFALLVIFLVWARAAAIVNIFLPMARSPNPSELMTFLIIGSVVGLLFTLVVYCASVFSLPMIMDREVDAITAVLSSVNAVLKNKAAMLLWALIILGSVLLGFLTLFLGFVVTLPIIGYASWRGYRETIIGDEWQQDPDTAA; from the coding sequence ATGTCAACAGAAGAAACCAACCCTAACGCTCATCAGCCTGAAACCACAGCAAGCGTCCGCTTGCGACCGTTTATTGCCCCCTGCCGTCAAATCTCCCCAACCGCCCCCCTGCGCTGGCTGAAACAGGGTTTTCAAGATTTTAAGCAAGCGCCGCTCCTGAGCATGGCATACGGGGCGATTTTCATGCTCGCCAGTTGGCTGATTGCCTTGTGGTCATGGCAAGTGGGCAGTTTCACCATGCTCATCGTTTTGTTTGCAGCCTTTGTATTTCTTGGCCCTGCGCTGGCAATGGGTTTGTATTCCGTCAGTTGCCAACTGGATCGGGGCATGAAACCACGCATCGGGTTTTGCCTGACACAGGGCAGGAAACGCCTCGGCAATCAGATGGTGTTTGCTTTTGCACTGTTGGTTATCTTTTTGGTTTGGGCGCGAGCCGCCGCCATTGTCAATATTTTTCTACCGATGGCACGAAGCCCTAATCCCTCGGAATTAATGACCTTTCTGATCATCGGCTCTGTGGTAGGTTTGCTGTTTACTTTGGTCGTTTACTGCGCCAGCGTGTTTTCCCTGCCTATGATTATGGATCGGGAGGTCGATGCGATTACAGCCGTGTTGAGCAGTGTCAATGCTGTCCTGAAAAACAAGGCTGCCATGTTGCTGTGGGCGCTGATCATTTTGGGGTCGGTGTTGCTGGGCTTCCTGACACTGTTTCTGGGCTTTGTCGTCACCTTGCCAATCATTGGCTATGCCAGTTGGCGGGGCTATCGGGAAACCATTATCGGTGATGAATGGCAGCAAGACCCGGATACAGCCGCCTGA
- a CDS encoding tRNA threonylcarbamoyladenosine dehydratase, translating into MKNTPPSPTLPPQGVKGEGVDVGRRFGGIIRTYGEAAFNRFTAAHVCVIGVGGVGSWAVEALARSGIGTLTLIDLDNVAESNINRQLPALGSTIGRAKIDVLRERCLDINPACQLHLVEDFIDKDNLATLIKPEFDYVLDCIDNARTKAALIAHCRRNKIRLITAGGAGGQKDPTKIRLTDLTKTLQDPLLSKVRKELRQHYGFSSNPKRRFDVPAVWSEEAMSLPERAEGASACDLSCAGGIGSVTTVTASFAFVSVSHVLGKLAAH; encoded by the coding sequence GTGAAGAATACCCCCCCATCCCCAACCCTTCCCCCGCAAGGGGTGAAGGGAGAAGGAGTTGATGTTGGTCGTCGGTTTGGCGGCATCATCCGCACTTACGGTGAGGCGGCATTTAACCGCTTCACCGCCGCGCATGTGTGCGTGATTGGCGTGGGTGGCGTGGGTTCGTGGGCGGTGGAAGCCTTGGCGCGTAGTGGCATTGGCACATTGACGCTGATCGACCTTGATAACGTTGCTGAATCTAACATCAATCGCCAGTTGCCAGCCCTTGGCAGCACGATTGGACGTGCCAAAATTGACGTATTGCGGGAACGTTGCCTCGACATTAATCCTGCCTGCCAATTACATCTCGTTGAAGATTTTATCGACAAGGACAACCTTGCAACTCTCATCAAACCCGAATTCGATTACGTGTTGGATTGCATCGACAATGCCCGCACCAAAGCGGCACTGATTGCGCATTGCCGCCGTAACAAAATCCGCTTAATTACCGCAGGTGGCGCGGGTGGGCAAAAAGACCCGACCAAAATCCGCTTGACCGATTTGACCAAAACCTTGCAAGACCCGTTGCTATCAAAAGTGCGTAAGGAATTGCGCCAGCATTACGGTTTTAGCAGCAATCCCAAACGCCGTTTTGACGTGCCTGCCGTGTGGTCAGAGGAAGCGATGAGCTTGCCGGAACGGGCAGAAGGCGCAAGTGCGTGTGATTTGAGTTGCGCGGGGGGAATTGGGTCGGTGACAACGGTGACGGCGAGTTTTGCCTTTGTTTCCGTCAGCCATGTGTTGGGAAAACTAGCCGCCCACTAA
- a CDS encoding adenylosuccinate synthase, whose translation MGKFVVVLGTQWGDEGKGKIVDLLTENASAVVRFQGGHNAGHTLVINGEKTVLHLVPSGILREGVECMIGNGVVVAPDALLKEIEMLEARGVPARSRLKISASCQLILPYHVALDAAREKARGKQAIGTTGRGIGPAYEDKISRRGLRVGDLLNPEQFETKLRGIMEYHNFMLVNYFKCDAVDPEAVLAEAMQMAEIIKPMITDIPNRLAELRKAGKDVMLEGAQGTLLDIDHGTYPFVTSSSTTAGGACTGSGIGPRNLDYILGITKAYTTRVGSGPFPTELFDDVGAYIAKQGNEFGSTTGRPRRCGWYDAVSLRRAMHINSISGLCITKLDVLDGLETVRMCTAYKLDGKILDVPPVDTDEFARCEPVYEDMPGWTESTFGVTSYDALPANAKAYLARLAEAVETPIDIISTGPDRDQTIVLRDPYAG comes from the coding sequence ATGGGAAAATTCGTCGTTGTATTGGGCACGCAGTGGGGTGATGAAGGCAAAGGCAAGATCGTGGATCTGCTGACTGAAAATGCCTCCGCCGTAGTACGTTTTCAAGGTGGGCATAATGCTGGGCATACGTTAGTCATCAACGGTGAAAAAACCGTGCTGCATTTAGTGCCATCTGGCATTTTGCGTGAAGGCGTGGAGTGCATGATTGGCAACGGCGTGGTCGTCGCTCCTGATGCCCTGCTCAAAGAAATCGAGATGCTGGAAGCGCGTGGCGTTCCCGCACGTAGCCGTTTGAAAATTTCCGCAAGCTGCCAACTGATCCTGCCTTACCACGTGGCTCTGGATGCAGCACGCGAAAAAGCACGTGGCAAGCAAGCCATCGGCACGACAGGGCGCGGCATTGGCCCGGCTTACGAAGACAAAATTTCCCGCCGTGGGTTGCGCGTTGGCGATTTGCTGAACCCAGAACAGTTTGAAACCAAGCTGCGCGGCATCATGGAATACCACAATTTCATGCTGGTCAACTACTTCAAATGTGACGCAGTTGACCCTGAAGCAGTGCTGGCGGAAGCCATGCAAATGGCAGAAATCATCAAGCCGATGATTACCGACATTCCGAACCGTTTGGCTGAATTGCGCAAAGCGGGCAAAGACGTGATGCTGGAAGGTGCGCAAGGTACGTTGCTGGATATTGACCACGGGACTTATCCGTTTGTGACCTCTTCCAGCACTACCGCTGGCGGGGCTTGCACAGGTTCGGGTATCGGCCCGCGCAATCTGGATTACATCCTCGGTATCACCAAAGCCTACACCACCCGTGTTGGTTCTGGCCCATTCCCGACTGAGTTGTTTGATGACGTGGGTGCTTACATTGCCAAGCAAGGTAATGAGTTTGGTTCGACTACAGGTCGTCCGCGCCGTTGTGGTTGGTACGATGCGGTTTCTTTGCGCCGTGCCATGCACATTAACTCGATCAGCGGGCTGTGCATTACTAAGCTGGACGTGCTGGACGGGTTGGAAACGGTACGTATGTGTACTGCTTACAAATTGGATGGCAAGATTCTTGATGTGCCACCCGTTGACACCGATGAGTTTGCGCGTTGCGAACCGGTCTATGAAGACATGCCGGGTTGGACAGAATCGACGTTTGGCGTGACCAGTTATGATGCGTTGCCTGCCAATGCTAAGGCGTATCTGGCGCGTTTGGCGGAAGCGGTAGAAACGCCTATCGACATTATTTCGACAGGCCCTGACCGCGACCAGACGATTGTTTTGCGCGATCCTTACGCTGGGTGA
- a CDS encoding ATP phosphoribosyltransferase regulatory subunit codes for MLNTHQYWALPDGISEALPDEAEALEQLRRRLLDLYATWGYRLVMPPLVEFMESLRTGHGTHLDVQTFKLTDQLTGRMMGVRADMTPQIARIDAHKLQTEQPNRLCYIGSVLRTRSFHDGSRSPLQVGAELFGHAGLDSDFEVISLLLETLTHCQIPDLLLDIGHVGIFRSLARAAGLDAAQESHFYDMLVRKSLPEIDAWLATTNLPADISTYLQQLPRLNGAVDVLDQAAALFANAPSDVQDALTYLRTLTTRVAAHFPACKIHVDLAELSGYDYHTGIVYGVYTSGMGREVARGGRYDGIGEAFGRTRPATGFSTDLRTLATFALPQQQRAGNASIFAPAVQDAALEQLIRTLRSQQQRVIRALDGQTHDAAALGCSQHIIQQDGHWNVVAV; via the coding sequence ATGCTGAATACTCACCAATATTGGGCGCTTCCCGATGGCATCAGCGAAGCCCTGCCCGACGAAGCCGAAGCGCTGGAGCAACTGCGCCGCCGCTTACTCGATCTTTACGCCACGTGGGGCTACCGTTTGGTCATGCCACCACTGGTGGAATTCATGGAATCGCTGCGCACCGGTCACGGCACACACCTTGACGTGCAAACTTTTAAACTCACCGATCAATTGACCGGACGGATGATGGGCGTGCGGGCGGATATGACCCCGCAGATTGCGAGAATTGATGCGCATAAATTGCAAACCGAACAGCCGAATCGCCTGTGTTACATCGGCAGTGTCTTGCGTACTCGCAGTTTCCACGACGGTTCACGTTCCCCTTTGCAAGTAGGTGCAGAACTGTTTGGTCATGCCGGATTGGACAGTGATTTTGAAGTGATCAGCCTGTTGCTGGAAACCTTGACACATTGCCAAATCCCCGACTTGCTGCTGGACATAGGTCACGTTGGCATTTTCCGCAGTTTAGCGCGGGCTGCTGGGTTGGATGCGGCGCAAGAAAGTCATTTCTATGACATGCTGGTGCGCAAATCCCTGCCAGAAATTGATGCATGGCTGGCAACAACCAATTTGCCCGCTGACATCAGCACTTATTTGCAGCAATTGCCGCGCTTGAATGGGGCGGTTGATGTACTTGATCAAGCCGCCGCATTGTTTGCGAATGCACCGAGCGACGTTCAGGATGCCCTCACGTATTTACGCACCCTAACCACACGGGTAGCGGCGCACTTCCCCGCCTGCAAGATTCATGTTGATCTGGCTGAATTGAGCGGTTACGACTACCATACTGGCATTGTGTACGGTGTTTATACATCGGGCATGGGGCGCGAAGTCGCACGCGGCGGGCGTTACGACGGCATCGGCGAAGCCTTTGGGCGCACCCGCCCTGCCACGGGTTTCAGCACCGATTTGCGCACCTTGGCAACGTTTGCTTTGCCACAGCAGCAACGTGCGGGCAACGCCAGTATTTTTGCCCCAGCGGTACAAGATGCGGCGCTGGAACAACTGATTCGGACATTGCGCAGTCAACAGCAACGGGTTATCCGGGCGCTGGACGGGCAAACACATGACGCGGCAGCATTAGGTTGCAGCCAACACATCATTCAGCAAGACGGTCACTGGAACGTCGTGGCTGTTTAA
- a CDS encoding DUF2065 domain-containing protein has translation MTFNWNDLLTAIALLLILEGLMPFLSPSRLRETYRQLLELPDKTLRTIGLVGVIAGILLLFLTD, from the coding sequence GTGACGTTTAACTGGAACGATTTACTCACTGCTATCGCCCTCCTGTTGATTTTGGAGGGGCTTATGCCATTCTTAAGCCCCTCCCGCCTCCGTGAAACCTACCGTCAATTACTCGAATTGCCCGACAAAACCTTACGAACCATTGGTCTGGTAGGTGTAATTGCTGGTATCCTACTGCTCTTTTTGACCGATTAG
- the hflC gene encoding protease modulator HflC — protein sequence MDIKNILAVVAGALALLLYSSVYTVDQREKAILFKFREIVNADIKPGLNFRMPFITTVSKFPATVQTLASRPEQFLTGEKKYVTVDFFLKWRIEDVSAFYRSTGGGRIPDAENRLEQLMKDGLRNEFSRRTIQEALSGERGSILQGVESKSKEVAKQLGIEIVDVRVSRIDFPDTVSDSVYNRMRSDRERVAQDFRSRGQEEGAKIEANANRESTIIMAEAYKEAEKIRGEGDAKAAEIYAQAYQQDAEFYSFYRSLSAYRNTIGKNGDVMVLEPTSEFFRYFKQQALQP from the coding sequence ATGGATATTAAAAACATACTCGCGGTCGTCGCGGGTGCGCTTGCTTTGCTGCTGTATTCTTCGGTGTATACGGTGGATCAACGTGAAAAGGCGATTTTGTTCAAGTTCCGTGAAATCGTGAATGCTGACATCAAACCGGGATTAAACTTCCGTATGCCGTTTATCACCACTGTTAGTAAATTTCCAGCAACAGTGCAAACACTCGCCTCGCGCCCGGAGCAATTCCTGACGGGTGAGAAAAAGTATGTCACGGTGGATTTTTTCCTGAAATGGCGCATTGAAGATGTTTCAGCATTCTACCGCTCAACCGGCGGCGGACGCATTCCTGATGCTGAAAATCGTCTGGAACAGCTTATGAAAGATGGCTTGCGTAACGAGTTCAGCCGACGCACCATCCAAGAGGCGCTGTCGGGTGAACGCGGCAGCATCCTTCAGGGTGTCGAAAGCAAATCCAAGGAAGTTGCCAAACAGTTAGGGATAGAAATCGTCGACGTGCGGGTTAGCCGCATCGACTTCCCCGATACCGTCAGCGATTCCGTCTACAATCGGATGCGCTCCGACCGGGAACGGGTTGCCCAAGACTTCCGCTCACGCGGTCAAGAAGAAGGCGCGAAGATCGAAGCGAATGCTAACCGTGAATCCACCATTATCATGGCCGAAGCCTATAAGGAAGCGGAAAAAATTCGTGGTGAAGGTGACGCGAAAGCCGCTGAAATCTACGCGCAGGCTTACCAGCAAGATGCCGAGTTTTACTCGTTCTACCGTAGCTTGAGCGCCTACCGCAACACCATAGGTAAAAACGGTGATGTCATGGTGCTGGAACCGACGTCCGAGTTCTTCCGCTATTTCAAACAGCAAGCGCTGCAACCCTAA
- the hflK gene encoding FtsH protease activity modulator HflK: MPWNEPGGNQQDPWSGKKRGSGGNDPEELIRKLNEKLGKLFGGSGGNGDNSSQNSSKGIIFLLILFVVGWLLSGFYTVDARQQGLVLRFGAYQATTDAGLHWRLPYPIETVEIVDTEQNRSAQDRNTMLTKDENIVEVAVAAQYKVRNPEDYAFNILNPDFLADQTQGTLYQVMRGVAREVIGRNDMDFILKEGRAQIASDIQNQMQQVLDNYKSGLQIITVNLTYAEAPPQVKEAFDEANKAREDANRYQNEAQTYANKVIPEARGKAARLKAESEAFRQETVSRAEGDASRFMQLVTEYRKAPEVTRERLYLETMETVMAGSRKIVIDSNSNNMLYLPLDQLNGQTSTAAGNTAQAAAAAMQNATDKSNATPTPTDVPATNAEVTRTGREAGVRESR, translated from the coding sequence ATGCCCTGGAACGAACCGGGTGGGAATCAACAAGATCCTTGGTCAGGAAAAAAACGTGGCTCAGGCGGCAATGACCCTGAAGAGCTGATTCGCAAATTGAATGAAAAATTAGGCAAGCTATTCGGCGGTTCCGGTGGCAATGGTGACAACTCCAGTCAAAACAGCAGCAAAGGTATCATTTTTCTATTGATATTGTTTGTTGTCGGCTGGTTATTGTCAGGCTTTTACACGGTTGATGCGCGTCAACAAGGTTTAGTGCTGCGGTTTGGTGCTTATCAAGCCACCACGGACGCGGGTTTGCATTGGCGCTTACCCTACCCCATTGAAACCGTTGAAATCGTCGATACCGAGCAAAACCGAAGCGCACAAGATCGCAATACCATGTTGACCAAAGACGAAAATATCGTCGAAGTCGCGGTTGCAGCGCAGTATAAAGTGCGGAATCCTGAAGATTATGCCTTCAATATCCTCAACCCGGATTTCTTGGCCGATCAGACGCAAGGGACACTCTATCAAGTCATGCGTGGCGTGGCGCGTGAAGTGATCGGACGCAATGACATGGACTTCATCCTCAAAGAAGGCCGGGCGCAAATTGCCAGTGATATTCAAAACCAAATGCAACAGGTGTTGGATAATTACAAATCAGGTTTGCAAATCATTACCGTCAACTTGACGTATGCGGAAGCCCCGCCGCAAGTTAAAGAAGCGTTTGACGAAGCCAACAAAGCGCGTGAAGATGCTAACCGCTATCAAAACGAAGCCCAAACTTACGCGAACAAAGTGATTCCTGAAGCACGCGGTAAAGCCGCACGCTTAAAAGCAGAATCTGAAGCGTTTCGTCAGGAGACGGTCAGCCGCGCAGAAGGTGACGCTTCACGTTTCATGCAGTTAGTTACGGAATACCGCAAAGCACCTGAAGTTACCCGCGAACGCTTGTATTTGGAAACGATGGAAACTGTCATGGCGGGTAGCCGCAAAATCGTGATTGATTCCAACAGCAATAATATGTTGTACCTGCCACTGGATCAATTGAACGGTCAAACCAGCACGGCGGCTGGCAATACGGCTCAAGCTGCCGCTGCTGCCATGCAAAATGCGACTGACAAATCGAATGCGACACCAACGCCCACCGATGTTCCGGCTACCAATGCCGAGGTTACGCGCACAGGTCGGGAAGCTGGTGTAAGGGAGAGCCGCTAA
- a CDS encoding serine protease translates to MYYEYGTPDLVTFSGATGLDSPNGRHMQIQRIVVHPHYNMSNGANDLALLMLAAPLEGATMPIYADNPPPGTAATVVGWGARAAKANNGYPGNYPTQMQQVTVPIVPNEACNAPTSYGGKIQSSMLCAGYPQGGRDACVGDSGGPLMVQQNGVYRQVGIVSQGEGCAMPGKYGIYTRVASYATWIQQFAPPPYAQAPVASLNDPRASYPGGAGVLEGGWLALLFPALVLFRKKTSKH, encoded by the coding sequence TTGTATTATGAATACGGCACGCCCGACTTGGTGACGTTTTCAGGGGCAACCGGGTTAGATTCCCCGAATGGGCGGCACATGCAAATTCAGCGAATTGTGGTTCACCCCCATTATAACATGAGCAATGGCGCGAATGACCTAGCGCTGTTGATGCTGGCAGCCCCCTTAGAAGGCGCAACCATGCCCATTTACGCCGATAATCCGCCGCCCGGCACTGCCGCAACCGTGGTTGGCTGGGGCGCACGTGCTGCCAAGGCCAATAACGGCTATCCCGGCAATTATCCCACGCAAATGCAGCAAGTCACGGTTCCAATCGTTCCCAATGAAGCCTGCAATGCCCCGACCTCTTACGGTGGCAAAATTCAATCCAGCATGTTGTGCGCAGGCTACCCACAAGGTGGGCGCGACGCTTGCGTTGGCGATAGCGGCGGCCCCCTGATGGTGCAACAAAACGGGGTTTACCGTCAGGTAGGCATTGTTAGTCAAGGCGAAGGTTGCGCAATGCCGGGGAAATATGGCATTTACACCCGTGTTGCCAGTTATGCCACTTGGATTCAGCAATTTGCGCCGCCACCTTATGCACAAGCACCGGTTGCATCACTGAATGACCCACGCGCCAGCTATCCGGGCGGGGCGGGCGTATTGGAAGGCGGTTGGTTAGCCCTGCTGTTTCCCGCACTGGTGTTGTTCAGGAAGAAGACTTCAAAACACTGA